A window from Culex pipiens pallens isolate TS chromosome 3, TS_CPP_V2, whole genome shotgun sequence encodes these proteins:
- the LOC120422111 gene encoding arrestin domain-containing protein 2-like: MTRKLLKFQIILDRDSLLYLPGQVLAGRVLLETLESTAVLGLHFHVLGECTVNVAKGVRRDKSYDKENYIDFRMKLLDDFDNKPILLSAGVHCFPFKLGLPVSLPSTFLGQHGWIQYYCKTSLQESSGITHKNQQVFIVLNPIDLNLEDPLLSDPLEASVSHRVGVGPLGGTIRCNVGLDKRAYVPGENILLTGEIHNQTKLAIKLLKYALVETVQFFAHGKLLHQERRELAALVRERIKSGSRDVLQNGHLTVPPLPPTNLLGCHLIRIRYSVCILIEPNLMERQVALRVPITLGTYPYRRDDQDQDQGENLQQWVENYVRYPSTLPVSRTGPNPPQLE, translated from the exons ATGACGCGgaagttgttaaaatttcaaattatcctGGACCGGGACTCGTTGCTGTACCTGCCGGGTCAAGTGCTGGCTGGAAGGGTGCTTCTGGAAACGCTGGAAAGCACAGCTGTGCTCG GTCTTCACTTCCACGTGCTCGGCGAGTGCACCGTCAACGTGGCCAAGGGCGTCCGGCGGGACAAGTCGTACGACAAGGAGAACTACATCGACTTCCGGATGAAGCTGCTGGACGACTTCGACAACAAGCCGATCCTGCTGTCCGCCGGAGTGCACTGTTTCCCGTTCAAGCTGGGCCTGCCGGTGTCGCTGCCGTCGACCTTCCTGGGGCAGCACGGGTGGATCCAGTACTACTGCAAGACAAGCCTGCAGGAATCGTCCGGCATCACGCACAAAAACCAGCAGGTCTTCATCGTGCTGAACCCGATCGACCTCAACCTGGAGGATCCGCTGCTGAGC GATCCCTTGGAGGCCAGCGTAAGTCACCGCGTTGGAGTTGGACCGCTCGGAGGGACGATCCGGTGTAACGTCGGGCTGGACAAGCGAGCCTACGTCCCGGGGGAGAACATTCTGCTCACCGGAGAGATCCACAACCAGACCAAGCTGGCCATCAAGCTGCTCAAGTACGCGCTCGTTGAG ACCGTGCAGTTCTTCGCCCACGGGAAGCTGTTGCACCAGGAGCGTCGCGAGTTGGCCGCCCTCGTGCGTGAGCGCATCAAATCCGGCAGCCGGGACGTGCTCCAGAACGGACACCTAACCGTGCCGCCGCTTCCACCCACGAACCTGCTCGGGTGTCACCTGATCCGGATACGGTACAGCGTTTGT ATCCTCATCGAGCCGAACCTGATGGAGCGACAGGTGGCCCTGCGGGTGCCCATCACGCTGGGAACGTACCCGTACAGGCGTGACGACCAGGACCAGGACCAGGGTGAGAACCTGCAGCAGTGGGTGGAAAACTACGTGCGCTATCCGTCCACCCTGCCCGTGTCCCGAACCGGCCCAAACCCCCCGCAGCTCGAGTGA
- the LOC120422104 gene encoding pyridoxine/pyridoxamine 5'-phosphate oxidase-like has translation MILRAVRRMSSSVDISALRIKYKEPKDIFHESSIEVKEPFHLFRKWFDEACSTPEIIEPNAMCLATATRDAFPSARFVLLKDITDQGFTFFTNYESRKAKELAENPNVALAFYWLPLRRSVRIEGTAERIPGAESAAYFHQRPRASQIGALASPQSRPIPSRDFLDQKERAIKEELGPDGEVPLPNWGGYLVRPVAVEFWQGQTNRLHDRIRFRKPAGPEEAVDGEVLHQGENGWVYERLAP, from the exons ATGATACTAAGAGCGGTTCGCAGGATGTCATCGTCCGTCGATATATCTG CACTTCGCATCAAGTACAAGGAACCGAAGGACATTTTTCACGAGTCCAGCATCGAGGTGAAGGAACCGTTCCATCTGTTCCGCAAATGGTTCGACGAGGCCTGCTCGACGCCGGAGATCATCGAACCGAACGCGATGTGCCTGGCAACGGCGACCAG AGATGCCTTCCCGTCGGCTAGATTTGTACTGTTGAAGGACATCACCGACCAGGGCTTCACGTTCTTCACCAACTATGAGAGTCGAAAGGCGAAGGAgctg GCGGAAAATCCGAACGTGGCCCTGGCCTTCTACTGGCTTCCGCTGAGACGGTCCGTCCGCATCGAAGGAACGGCGGAGCGCATTCCGGGCGCGGAATCGGCCGCGTACTTCCACCAGCGGCCCCGGGCAAGCCAGATCGGTGCCTTGGCCAGCCCGCAGAGCCGTCCGATTCCGAGCAGGGACTTTTTGGACCAAAAAGAGCGCGCCATCAAGGAGGAGCTCGGCCCGGACGGGGAAGTTCCGCTGCCAAACTGGGGCGGCTACCTGGTCCGACCGGTGGCCGTCGAATTCTGGCAGGGTCAAACGAATCGCCTCCACGACCGGATTCGGTTCCGCAAGCCAGCCGGCCCCGAGGAAGCAGTTGACGGCGAGGTGTTGCATCAGGGCGAGAACGGATGGGTCTACGAGCGGTTGGCACCGTAG